From one Pseudomonas fluorescens genomic stretch:
- a CDS encoding Re/Si-specific NAD(P)(+) transhydrogenase subunit alpha codes for MHIGVPLETQTGETRVAATPETIKKLIGQGHQVTVQSGAGINASVPDSAYEAAGATIGSAADAFGAQLVLKVVAPDDSELAQIKSGTVLVGMLNPFNNETIAKMAECGITAFALEAAPRTSRAQSLDVLSSQANIAGYKAVLLAAHHYPRFMPMLMTAAGTVKAARVLILGAGVAGLQAIATAKRLGAVIEASDVRPAVKEQIESLGAKFIDVPYETDEERECAEGVGGYARPMPASWMQRQALAVHERAKQADIVITTALIPGRKAPTLLSAETVAQMKPGSVVIDLAAAQGGNCPLTVADQVVVEQGVTIVGPTNLPAQVGADASALYARNLLDFMKLLFDKDGALTINLEDDIVAACLMCRDGQVIRKNG; via the coding sequence GTGCACATTGGTGTTCCTCTCGAAACGCAGACGGGCGAAACACGGGTTGCTGCAACCCCGGAAACCATCAAGAAACTGATTGGCCAGGGGCATCAGGTCACCGTCCAGAGCGGCGCCGGCATCAACGCCAGCGTTCCGGACAGTGCCTATGAAGCAGCAGGCGCCACTATTGGCAGCGCTGCCGATGCGTTTGGAGCTCAGCTGGTTCTCAAGGTTGTAGCCCCTGACGATAGCGAACTGGCCCAGATCAAGAGCGGCACCGTCCTGGTGGGTATGCTCAATCCGTTCAACAACGAAACCATCGCCAAGATGGCCGAGTGCGGCATTACCGCCTTTGCCCTTGAAGCTGCGCCGCGTACCTCGCGGGCGCAAAGCCTCGATGTGTTGTCGTCGCAGGCCAACATTGCCGGTTACAAGGCCGTGTTGCTGGCGGCTCACCACTATCCGCGCTTCATGCCGATGCTGATGACCGCTGCCGGTACCGTGAAGGCCGCGCGCGTGCTGATTCTCGGCGCCGGTGTCGCGGGGCTGCAGGCCATTGCCACGGCCAAGCGCCTGGGTGCGGTGATCGAAGCCTCGGACGTGCGTCCGGCGGTGAAGGAGCAGATCGAGTCGCTGGGCGCCAAGTTCATCGATGTCCCTTACGAGACCGATGAAGAGCGCGAGTGCGCCGAAGGCGTCGGCGGTTACGCCCGGCCCATGCCGGCCAGCTGGATGCAGCGCCAGGCCCTGGCGGTGCACGAGCGCGCCAAGCAGGCCGATATCGTCATTACCACTGCACTGATCCCCGGCCGCAAGGCACCGACCTTGCTCAGCGCCGAAACCGTGGCGCAGATGAAACCCGGTTCGGTGGTCATTGACCTCGCCGCAGCCCAGGGTGGCAACTGCCCGCTGACCGTCGCCGACCAGGTGGTGGTGGAGCAGGGCGTGACCATCGTCGGCCCGACCAACCTGCCAGCCCAGGTTGGCGCGGATGCCTCGGCGTTGTACGCGCGCAACCTGCTCGACTTCATGAAGCTGCTGTTCGACAAAGACGGTGCGCTGACGATCAACCTCGAAGACGACATCGTCGCCGCGTGCCTGATGTGCCGCGACGGCCAGGTCATCCGCAAGAACGGATAA
- a CDS encoding NAD(P) transhydrogenase subunit alpha has protein sequence MEDMLISHGVYNLIIFVLAIYVGYHVVWNVTPALHTPLMAVTNAISAIVIVGAMLAAALTVTPLGKTMGTLAVALAAVNVFGGFLVTRRMLEMFKKKAPGKGAAKQEGQK, from the coding sequence ATGGAAGACATGCTGATCTCTCACGGCGTCTATAACCTGATCATCTTCGTGCTGGCGATCTATGTCGGTTACCACGTGGTCTGGAACGTTACCCCGGCACTGCACACCCCACTGATGGCAGTCACCAACGCCATCTCCGCCATCGTCATCGTCGGCGCCATGCTGGCCGCTGCGCTAACCGTCACGCCGCTGGGCAAAACCATGGGCACCCTCGCGGTGGCGCTGGCAGCGGTGAACGTATTCGGTGGTTTCCTCGTCACCCGGCGCATGCTGGAGATGTTCAAGAAGAAAGCCCCCGGCAAGGGCGCAGCGAAGCAAGAGGGGCAGAAGTAA
- a CDS encoding NAD(P)(+) transhydrogenase (Re/Si-specific) subunit beta — protein sequence MSMNLVTLLYLVASVCFIQALKGLSHPTTSRRGNLFGMLGMALAVITTIGLIYKLGAELATDGIGYVIVGLLVGGTAGSIMAKRVEMTKMPELVAFMHSMIGLAAVFIAIAAVVEPQSLGIVASISDPIPTGNRLELFLGAAIGAITFSGSVIAFGKLSGKYKFRLFQGAPVQFSGQHKLNLVLGLATIGLGLVFTFTGSYSAFALMLVLAFIMGVLIIIPIGGADMPVVVSMLNSYSGWAAAGIGFSLNNSMLIIAGSLVGSSGAILSYIMCKAMNRSFFNVILGGFGGATEAAGPAGAKEARPVKSGSADDATFLLSNADTVIIVPGYGLAVARAQHALKELTEKLTHNGVTVKYAIHPVAGRMPGHMNVLLAEAEVPYDQVFEMDDINSEFGQADVVLVLGANDVVNPAAKNDPKSPIAGMPILEAFKAKTIIVNKRSMASGYAGLDNELFYLDKTMMVFGDAKKVIEDMVKAVE from the coding sequence ATGAGCATGAACCTGGTAACACTTCTCTACCTTGTCGCCTCGGTGTGCTTCATCCAGGCACTCAAGGGCCTGTCGCACCCGACCACGTCGAGGCGCGGCAACCTGTTCGGCATGCTCGGCATGGCCCTGGCGGTGATCACCACCATCGGCCTCATCTATAAGCTGGGCGCAGAGCTGGCCACCGATGGCATCGGCTACGTCATTGTCGGCCTGCTGGTCGGCGGTACCGCCGGCTCGATCATGGCCAAGCGCGTTGAAATGACCAAGATGCCCGAGCTGGTCGCCTTCATGCACAGCATGATCGGCCTGGCCGCGGTGTTCATCGCCATTGCCGCGGTGGTCGAGCCGCAATCGCTGGGCATCGTTGCCAGCATCAGCGACCCGATCCCCACCGGTAACCGTCTGGAACTGTTCCTCGGCGCGGCCATTGGTGCGATCACCTTCTCGGGTTCGGTTATTGCCTTCGGCAAGCTCTCGGGCAAGTACAAGTTCCGCCTGTTCCAGGGCGCACCGGTACAGTTCAGCGGCCAACACAAACTGAACCTGGTCCTGGGCCTTGCCACCATCGGCCTGGGCCTGGTGTTCACCTTCACCGGCAGCTACAGCGCCTTTGCCCTGATGCTGGTCCTGGCGTTCATCATGGGCGTGCTGATCATCATCCCGATTGGCGGCGCCGACATGCCGGTCGTGGTCTCGATGCTCAACAGCTACTCGGGCTGGGCGGCGGCCGGTATCGGCTTCTCGCTGAACAACTCGATGTTGATCATCGCCGGCTCCCTGGTCGGTTCGTCCGGTGCGATCCTCTCGTACATCATGTGCAAGGCGATGAACCGTTCGTTCTTCAACGTGATCCTCGGCGGTTTCGGCGGTGCGACAGAAGCGGCCGGCCCGGCGGGCGCCAAGGAAGCCCGTCCGGTGAAATCCGGTTCAGCCGACGACGCAACCTTCCTACTCAGCAACGCCGACACCGTGATCATCGTCCCCGGCTACGGCCTGGCGGTGGCCCGTGCCCAGCACGCACTGAAAGAGCTGACCGAGAAGCTGACCCACAACGGTGTGACCGTGAAGTACGCGATCCACCCGGTGGCGGGGCGCATGCCCGGGCACATGAACGTACTGCTGGCCGAAGCCGAAGTGCCGTACGACCAGGTGTTCGAGATGGACGACATCAACTCCGAGTTCGGCCAGGCCGACGTGGTCCTGGTGCTCGGCGCCAACGACGTGGTCAACCCGGCGGCGAAGAACGATCCGAAGTCGCCGATTGCCGGTATGCCGATCCTCGAGGCCTTCAAGGCCAAGACCATCATCGTCAACAAGCGCTCCATGGCCAGCGGTTACGCCGGCCTGGATAACGAGCTGTTCTACCTGGACAAGACCATGATGGTTTTCGGCGACGCCAAAAAGGTCATCGAAGACATGGTCAAAGCGGTCGAATAA
- a CDS encoding acetyl-CoA hydrolase/transferase family protein encodes MYRDRIRLSSLHSKVMSAADAAGLIEDGMTVGMSGFTRAGEAKAVPHALAERAKTSPLQISLMTGASLGNDLDKQLTEAGVLARRMPFQVDSTLRKAINDGKVMFIDQHLSETVEQLRNQQLKLPDIAVIEAVAITEQGHIVPTTSVGNSASFAIFAKQVIVEINLAHNANLEGLHDIYIPTYRPTRTPIPLVKVDDRIGSTAIPIDPTKIVGIVITEQPDSPSTVLPPDDETQGIANHLINFLKQEVDAGRMTNKLGPLQAGIGSIANAVMCGLIDSPFEDLTMYSEVLQDSTFDLIDAGKLSFASGSSITLSTRRNADVFGNLERYKDKLVLRPQEISNHPEVVRRLGIIGINTALEFDLYGNVNSTHVCGTRMMNGIGGSGDFARNAHLAIFVTKSIAKGGAISSVVPMVSHVDHTEHDVDILVTEQGLADLRGLAPRERARVIIDNCVHPDYRDALNDYFTRACERGGHTPHILREALAWHENLEETGRMLAS; translated from the coding sequence ATGTACCGTGATCGTATCCGCTTGTCCTCCCTGCACAGCAAGGTAATGAGTGCGGCTGATGCCGCTGGCCTGATCGAGGACGGCATGACCGTCGGCATGAGCGGTTTTACCCGCGCCGGTGAAGCCAAGGCCGTGCCCCATGCACTGGCCGAGCGCGCCAAGACGTCGCCGCTGCAGATCAGCCTGATGACCGGCGCAAGCCTGGGCAACGACCTCGACAAACAACTGACCGAGGCCGGTGTTCTGGCCCGTCGCATGCCGTTCCAGGTCGACAGCACCCTGCGCAAGGCCATCAACGACGGCAAGGTCATGTTCATCGACCAGCACTTGTCGGAAACCGTCGAGCAGCTGCGCAACCAGCAGCTCAAGCTGCCGGACATCGCGGTCATCGAAGCGGTCGCTATCACTGAGCAAGGCCACATCGTGCCGACCACCTCAGTGGGCAACTCGGCCAGCTTCGCGATTTTCGCCAAACAGGTGATCGTCGAGATCAACCTGGCGCACAACGCCAACCTGGAAGGCCTGCACGACATCTATATCCCGACCTACCGTCCGACCCGTACGCCAATCCCGCTGGTAAAAGTCGATGACCGCATCGGCAGCACCGCGATCCCGATCGACCCGACCAAGATCGTCGGCATCGTCATCACCGAGCAGCCGGACTCGCCGTCCACCGTACTGCCGCCCGATGACGAAACCCAGGGTATCGCCAACCACCTGATCAACTTCCTCAAGCAGGAAGTCGACGCCGGGCGCATGACCAACAAGCTCGGCCCGCTGCAGGCCGGTATCGGCAGCATCGCCAACGCGGTGATGTGCGGCCTGATCGACTCGCCGTTCGAAGACCTGACCATGTACTCCGAAGTACTCCAGGATTCGACCTTCGACCTGATCGACGCTGGCAAGCTGAGCTTCGCCTCGGGCAGCTCGATCACCCTGTCGACCCGCCGCAATGCCGACGTCTTCGGCAACCTGGAACGCTACAAGGACAAACTGGTCCTGCGCCCACAGGAAATCTCCAACCACCCGGAAGTGGTTCGCCGACTGGGCATCATCGGCATCAATACCGCTCTTGAGTTCGACCTGTATGGCAACGTCAACTCCACACACGTCTGCGGCACGCGGATGATGAACGGCATCGGTGGCTCGGGCGACTTCGCCCGCAACGCGCACCTGGCGATCTTCGTCACCAAGTCGATTGCCAAGGGCGGGGCGATTTCCAGCGTGGTGCCGATGGTCAGCCACGTCGACCACACCGAGCACGACGTCGACATCCTCGTCACCGAGCAGGGCCTTGCTGACCTGCGCGGCCTGGCGCCACGCGAACGTGCCCGGGTAATCATCGACAACTGCGTGCACCCGGATTACCGCGACGCGCTGAACGACTACTTCACCCGCGCCTGCGAACGCGGTGGCCACACTCCGCACATCCTGCGCGAAGCCCTGGCCTGGCACGAAAACCTGGAAGAAACCGGGCGCATGCTCGCCAGCTGA
- a CDS encoding DUF1127 domain-containing protein, with translation MERTLSSDLVFENTAEQSKASLPLRLLANLMLWQRRIASRHQLARLDSRLLADAGISEAQRYEELSKPFWR, from the coding sequence ATGGAACGTACCCTCAGTTCCGATCTGGTTTTCGAAAACACCGCCGAACAATCCAAGGCCTCGCTGCCACTGCGCCTGCTGGCCAACCTGATGCTGTGGCAACGCCGCATCGCCAGCCGCCACCAACTGGCTCGCCTGGACTCGCGTCTGCTGGCTGATGCCGGTATCAGCGAAGCACAACGCTACGAAGAGCTGAGCAAGCCTTTCTGGCGTTAA
- a CDS encoding DUF2388 domain-containing protein — protein sequence MFHSRLFGAALLLALASTANATSFVVTTDTVVRGVAASTDATSDVSSSFRDDKIVQAARDDAASFVASHGDIRGAKLESAFAHIRQQTPTLQASDAQLAQAILAP from the coding sequence ATGTTCCATTCACGCTTGTTTGGCGCCGCGCTGCTGCTGGCCCTGGCTTCCACTGCCAACGCCACCAGCTTTGTCGTCACCACCGATACCGTCGTTCGTGGTGTCGCCGCCTCCACCGATGCCACCTCCGATGTGTCGTCTTCGTTCCGTGACGACAAGATTGTCCAGGCCGCCCGTGACGACGCTGCCAGCTTCGTTGCCAGCCACGGTGACATCCGCGGCGCAAAACTGGAGAGCGCTTTCGCTCATATCCGCCAGCAGACTCCAACCCTGCAAGCCAGCGACGCACAACTGGCACAGGCCATCCTGGCGCCCTGA
- a CDS encoding DUF2388 domain-containing protein — protein sequence MRYLSLLLLVFCWSGAAQALDLTANNLVVSGYVTSKVTSVPFDRKLLLAAHDDAAAFVASDGQWRGARLEAALSRLRQANPELHASDLELAQAILVQ from the coding sequence ATGCGTTATCTGTCATTGCTGTTGCTCGTGTTCTGCTGGAGCGGCGCCGCCCAGGCGCTGGACCTGACCGCCAACAACCTTGTCGTCAGTGGTTACGTCACCAGCAAAGTGACGTCGGTGCCCTTCGATCGCAAACTGCTGCTGGCCGCCCATGACGATGCCGCCGCTTTTGTAGCCAGCGATGGCCAATGGCGAGGCGCTCGCCTTGAGGCTGCCTTGAGCCGGCTGCGCCAGGCCAACCCGGAACTTCATGCCAGCGACCTTGAACTGGCGCAGGCAATTCTCGTCCAATGA
- a CDS encoding DUF2388 domain-containing protein, with the protein MRNPLIAATLGLLLLADVAQAQTLVATSNIIVRAFGRSIDFTSDTTTSIRDSKVVREARDDAASYVASRGEIRGAQLEAAFNTLRQRVPEARQASDQVLAEAILAL; encoded by the coding sequence ATGCGTAACCCGCTGATTGCCGCCACCCTTGGCCTTCTGCTGCTGGCCGATGTGGCCCAGGCACAAACCCTGGTGGCCACCAGCAACATCATCGTTCGTGCCTTTGGCCGCTCGATCGACTTCACCTCCGACACCACCACTTCGATTCGCGACTCCAAAGTCGTGCGCGAAGCCCGCGACGATGCCGCCAGCTACGTCGCCAGCCGTGGCGAGATCCGTGGCGCGCAACTCGAAGCCGCCTTCAACACCCTGCGCCAGCGTGTTCCAGAAGCGCGCCAGGCCAGCGACCAGGTCCTGGCTGAAGCCATTCTCGCGCTGTGA
- a CDS encoding DUF4105 domain-containing protein yields the protein MKPVRAWLLGCLLILFASPALADLQLVLQANGLNPQQQRASQALLDEALQALPPRFKTRLDRRIQVSWSSRMPADAYGQASLVSTLELNSRLLQGLTDGSAATQKTGRPHGTVRQELLATVLHELTHIYDRARLWQGAQRRLITQCARQQNSQGKIGLPEQCRGQTERRFTLSDDPRLLDLAGWPQYVGRRGEREQHNRQVARSPDSYELSSPKEFIAVNMEYFLLDPSFACRRPALQTYLKEHFDWAPEHPPCPSALPFLNAGNDFAKSPLGEIDPERVYAVDYLLAEANQNWVSRWGHSMLRLVICAPGRPRGPDCRLDLDQHLVLSYRAFVNDVQLSSWDGLTGAYPSRLFVLPLAQVIDEYTKTELRSLASIPLRLNRDELQSLVRQAAEMHWSYDGNYYFLSNNCAVETLKLLRSGTANPRLNDLDSIVPNGLLEVLEGRGLADVSVLDDPREALRLGYRFDSYRDRYQAMFLVLKKQLPIKQDNVEAWLEQSAEQRQQWFAQADLRTSAALLLLEQASLRRQLLLAQDEVKQRYLTGRELNDASVGKANNTLQQILANSGFLSRPAELLGSSGYGLPQASEREKLLSETSQRQKQLQTLSADLDKEVRALLGPARAAEIKAVEANIRQVGEHLRALHKASGGLQLP from the coding sequence GTGAAGCCAGTGCGTGCCTGGCTGCTGGGTTGCCTGCTGATACTGTTCGCCAGCCCGGCACTGGCCGACCTGCAGCTGGTGCTGCAGGCCAATGGTTTGAACCCGCAGCAACAGCGGGCCAGCCAGGCGTTGCTGGACGAAGCCCTGCAGGCTCTGCCGCCACGCTTCAAGACCCGCCTTGACCGCCGCATCCAGGTCAGCTGGAGCAGCCGCATGCCGGCAGACGCCTACGGCCAGGCGTCGCTGGTCTCCACCCTGGAACTCAACAGCCGCCTGCTGCAGGGCCTTACCGATGGCAGCGCCGCCACGCAAAAGACCGGCCGCCCCCACGGCACCGTGCGCCAGGAGCTGCTGGCCACCGTCCTGCATGAACTGACCCACATCTATGACCGCGCCCGCCTGTGGCAGGGCGCGCAACGGCGGCTGATCACCCAGTGCGCCCGGCAGCAGAACAGCCAGGGCAAAATCGGCCTGCCCGAGCAATGCCGCGGCCAGACCGAACGCCGTTTTACCCTCAGCGACGACCCGCGCCTGCTCGACCTGGCTGGCTGGCCGCAATATGTCGGCCGTCGCGGCGAGCGCGAGCAGCACAACCGTCAGGTGGCCCGCAGCCCCGACAGCTATGAGCTGAGCAGCCCCAAGGAGTTCATTGCGGTCAACATGGAGTACTTCCTGCTTGACCCAAGCTTTGCCTGCCGCCGGCCGGCTTTGCAGACGTACCTGAAAGAGCATTTCGACTGGGCGCCGGAACACCCACCGTGCCCGAGCGCATTGCCGTTTCTCAACGCCGGCAATGACTTTGCCAAATCGCCGCTGGGCGAGATCGACCCCGAGCGGGTCTATGCCGTGGATTACCTGCTGGCCGAAGCCAACCAGAACTGGGTCAGCCGCTGGGGCCACAGCATGTTGCGCCTGGTCATCTGCGCTCCGGGGCGTCCGCGCGGGCCGGACTGCCGCCTGGATCTGGACCAGCACCTGGTGCTGTCGTACCGGGCGTTCGTCAATGATGTGCAGCTGTCGAGCTGGGACGGCTTGACCGGTGCTTACCCGTCGCGACTGTTCGTCTTGCCATTGGCCCAGGTGATCGACGAGTACACCAAGACCGAACTGCGCAGCCTGGCCTCGATTCCGCTCAGGCTCAACCGTGACGAACTGCAAAGCCTGGTGCGCCAGGCCGCCGAGATGCACTGGAGCTACGACGGCAACTACTACTTCCTGTCCAACAACTGTGCGGTCGAAACCCTCAAGCTGTTACGCAGCGGCACCGCCAATCCACGCCTGAACGACCTGGACAGCATCGTCCCCAATGGCTTGCTCGAAGTGCTCGAAGGTCGCGGCCTGGCTGATGTCAGTGTGCTCGACGACCCACGCGAGGCGCTGCGCCTGGGTTACCGTTTCGACTCCTACCGCGACCGCTACCAGGCCATGTTCCTGGTACTGAAGAAGCAACTGCCGATCAAGCAGGACAACGTCGAGGCCTGGCTCGAGCAATCCGCCGAACAACGCCAGCAGTGGTTTGCCCAGGCTGACCTGCGCACCAGTGCAGCGTTGCTGCTACTTGAGCAAGCCAGCCTGCGCCGCCAGTTGCTGCTGGCCCAGGACGAGGTCAAGCAACGTTACCTGACCGGGCGGGAGCTCAATGACGCCAGCGTCGGCAAGGCCAACAACACCCTGCAGCAGATTCTCGCCAACAGCGGTTTTCTCAGCCGCCCGGCGGAGCTGCTGGGCAGCAGTGGCTACGGCTTGCCCCAGGCCAGCGAACGGGAAAAGCTACTGAGTGAAACCAGCCAGCGGCAAAAACAGCTGCAAACCCTCAGTGCCGACCTCGACAAAGAGGTCCGCGCCTTGCTCGGCCCGGCTCGCGCCGCTGAAATCAAAGCGGTCGAGGCCAATATCAGGCAGGTGGGGGAACACCTGCGCGCCTTGCACAAGGCCAGCGGTGGCCTGCAACTGCCCTGA
- a CDS encoding GFA family protein yields the protein MRDTYEGGCHCGALRYRIQGPLTDVAHCHCSVCRRVSGGLLITWLTVSCDDFQWLSGTPQRYDSSASCVRYFCSRCGAHVALTTDLSPQSIDITVTTLDQPELALPNRHIWVDSRLPWLHLDEQLPEERGETL from the coding sequence ATGCGTGATACGTACGAAGGCGGCTGCCATTGCGGCGCCCTGCGTTACCGGATTCAAGGTCCGTTGACGGATGTTGCCCACTGCCATTGCTCGGTGTGCCGACGGGTCAGTGGCGGTTTGCTGATCACCTGGCTGACCGTGAGTTGCGATGATTTCCAATGGTTGAGCGGTACGCCGCAACGCTACGACTCGTCGGCCAGTTGTGTGCGCTATTTCTGTAGCCGTTGTGGCGCCCATGTTGCGCTGACCACTGACCTGAGCCCGCAGAGCATCGATATTACTGTGACCACCCTCGACCAGCCGGAGTTGGCGCTGCCGAACCGGCATATCTGGGTCGACAGTCGTCTGCCCTGGTTGCACCTGGATGAACAGTTGCCAGAGGAACGCGGCGAGACCCTGTGA
- a CDS encoding CitMHS family transporter, with the protein MLTFLGFAMVITFMYLIMTKRLSALIALILVPILFALFGGFSGDIGPMMLQGITKLAPTGVMLMFAILYFALMIDSGLFDPAVRKILKLVKGDPLKVSVGTAVLALVVSMDGDGATTYMICVAAMLPLYSRLGMSPRIMAGLIILAGGIMNMTPWGGPTARAASALHVDPSEIFVPMIPAMLAGVVALLAIAYMYGKRERARLGELHLPGDEIDHSEISVSQFPDARRPKLLWFNGALTALLMVSLIMGLLPLPVLFMIAFSIAMIVNYPCLQQQKDRIAAHSGSVLAVTGLIFAAGIFTGILSGTGMVDAMSKSLLAVIPDALGPYLAVITAIVSMPFTFFMSNDAFYYGVLPVLSEAASHYGISPVEMARASIVGQPVHLLSPLVPSTYLLVALAGIEFGDHQRFTLKWAVLICLCIMLAALLMGIFPLFSSL; encoded by the coding sequence ATGCTGACCTTCCTCGGCTTTGCCATGGTCATCACCTTCATGTACCTGATCATGACCAAGCGCCTGTCGGCCTTGATCGCGCTGATCCTGGTACCGATCCTGTTCGCTCTGTTCGGCGGTTTCTCGGGCGATATCGGCCCGATGATGCTGCAAGGCATTACCAAGCTGGCGCCCACCGGCGTGATGCTGATGTTTGCCATCCTGTACTTCGCCCTGATGATCGACTCCGGCCTGTTCGACCCGGCCGTGCGCAAGATCCTCAAGCTGGTCAAGGGCGACCCGCTGAAAGTCTCGGTGGGCACCGCGGTGCTGGCCCTGGTGGTATCGATGGATGGCGACGGCGCCACCACTTACATGATCTGCGTGGCGGCCATGCTGCCGCTGTACAGCCGCCTGGGCATGAGCCCGCGGATCATGGCCGGGTTGATCATTCTCGCTGGCGGCATCATGAACATGACCCCCTGGGGTGGCCCGACCGCCCGCGCCGCCAGCGCCCTGCATGTCGACCCTTCGGAGATTTTCGTGCCGATGATCCCGGCCATGCTCGCCGGTGTAGTGGCGCTGCTGGCTATCGCCTATATGTACGGCAAGCGTGAACGCGCACGCCTGGGTGAGTTGCACCTGCCGGGCGATGAAATCGATCACAGCGAAATCAGCGTTTCGCAGTTCCCGGACGCCCGCCGCCCGAAGCTGTTGTGGTTCAACGGCGCCCTGACCGCGCTGCTGATGGTCTCGCTGATCATGGGCCTGCTGCCGCTGCCGGTGCTGTTCATGATCGCCTTCAGTATCGCCATGATCGTCAACTACCCGTGCCTGCAGCAGCAGAAGGACCGCATCGCCGCCCACTCCGGCAGCGTGCTGGCGGTGACCGGGCTGATTTTCGCCGCCGGTATCTTCACCGGCATCCTCTCCGGCACCGGCATGGTCGACGCCATGTCCAAGAGCCTGCTGGCGGTCATCCCGGATGCGCTGGGCCCTTACCTGGCGGTCATTACCGCAATCGTGAGCATGCCGTTCACCTTCTTCATGTCCAACGACGCCTTCTACTACGGGGTGTTGCCGGTGCTGTCGGAAGCGGCCAGCCACTACGGCATCTCGCCGGTGGAAATGGCCCGCGCGTCGATCGTCGGCCAGCCCGTGCATCTGCTCAGCCCGCTGGTACCCTCTACCTACCTGTTGGTGGCCCTGGCCGGCATCGAGTTCGGCGATCATCAGCGCTTCACCCTGAAGTGGGCAGTGCTGATCTGCCTGTGCATAATGCTCGCCGCGCTGCTCATGGGAATTTTCCCCCTGTTCAGTAGCCTATAA
- a CDS encoding TerC family protein: MEWLTSPEIWVAFFTLTALEIVLGIDNIIMISILVSRMPKHMQQRTRIFGLALAMVTRILLLLSITWVMRLTADLFVVLDQGISGRDLILFFGGLFLLWKSSQEIYHGLEGEDETGDEPSGAGGKFFYTIIQIAIIDIVFSLDSVITAVGMVSHVPVMIAAIVVAVLVMMLCAGAISNFIDKHPSLKMLALSFLIVVGTVLIAESFDVHVPKGYVYFAMAFSLAVEAINIKMRTAMAKKKQQSDPVKLRKDIPGQ, encoded by the coding sequence ATGGAATGGCTGACCAGCCCAGAGATCTGGGTTGCCTTTTTTACTCTGACGGCGCTTGAGATCGTTCTCGGGATCGACAACATCATCATGATCTCGATCCTGGTCAGCCGCATGCCCAAGCACATGCAGCAGCGCACCCGGATCTTCGGCCTGGCGCTGGCCATGGTCACCCGGATTCTCCTGCTGCTGTCGATCACCTGGGTGATGCGCCTGACCGCCGACCTGTTCGTGGTGCTCGATCAGGGTATTTCCGGACGCGACCTGATCCTGTTCTTCGGCGGCCTGTTCCTGCTGTGGAAAAGTTCCCAGGAGATCTACCACGGCCTGGAAGGTGAAGACGAAACCGGCGACGAGCCAAGCGGCGCCGGCGGCAAGTTCTTCTACACCATTATCCAGATCGCGATCATCGACATCGTCTTCTCCCTGGACTCGGTGATTACTGCGGTGGGTATGGTTTCCCACGTACCGGTGATGATCGCCGCGATCGTCGTCGCCGTACTGGTGATGATGCTCTGCGCGGGTGCCATCAGTAACTTCATCGACAAGCACCCGTCGCTGAAGATGCTCGCGCTTTCGTTCCTGATCGTGGTCGGTACCGTGCTGATTGCCGAATCCTTCGACGTGCACGTGCCGAAAGGCTACGTCTACTTCGCCATGGCGTTCTCGCTGGCGGTCGAAGCGATCAACATCAAGATGCGCACGGCCATGGCCAAGAAGAAGCAACAGAGCGATCCAGTGAAACTTCGCAAGGACATCCCGGGTCAGTAA